CCGCTGGGCATGCGGAATTGGGAACCCCGACGCTTCCAAGATTAACGCCGTCTGGAAACCCATGGATTCCCGTTGTCCTGAAAGCATCGTGACAACCCACTCGGGATCTTTTCACGGACTCGGGCCGTGTTGAGACCCCTTTCACAGGAAATGGACCCGTTTCGGGCAATGGCGCTGTCAAACCGTTGATGCCTTCCAAACAACGGTAACATTCTAGCATTTCCACGCCGAACGGGTCACATTCGTCCCATTTCCCATCCACGGAAACCGCCTCCCAAGAACCCCCCATCCCGCGAACCGGCCGGGTTTGGTACAATGGTGCGGGCACAAACGCACAAGGAGGACCCATGGCTATTGCAGCTTCACTGATTCCTGAATTTGATCATGAAACAGCCACAACCAGACGCTTTCTGGAGGCGGTTCCGGAGGACCGGGCCGGATGGAAATCCCATCCCAAATCTTTCAGTCTGGGCGAATTGGCCGTCCACATGGCCAACATTCCCCATTGGGGAGCCCTCACACTGCAAAGCGCCGACTTCGATTTGATTGGGCCCGACGGCAAGCCCAAGATTTCCGACCCCTTCACCACCATCGAGGCCTTGCTGGCCGCTTTTGACGCGAACTCTCTCGCCGCGCGGGAGGCCCTGGAGTCCGCCACGGATGAAAGCCTGATGGAGCCGTGGTCCCTGAAACAG
This portion of the Candidatus Hydrogenedentota bacterium genome encodes:
- a CDS encoding DinB family protein, which produces MAIAASLIPEFDHETATTRRFLEAVPEDRAGWKSHPKSFSLGELAVHMANIPHWGALTLQSADFDLIGPDGKPKISDPFTTIEALLAAFDANSLAAREALESATDESLMEPWSLKQNGAVIFTLPRVAVLRTMIFSHLIHHRGQLSVYLRLLDVPLPSAYGPSADTAS